The Rhodospirillaceae bacterium DNA segment ATTGTAAAATATTAACCCATGCTGATTTATATGTGACCTTGGAACCTTGCCCCATGTGTGCGGCCGCCATCAGTTTTGCGCGCATCCGCCGCCTCTATTTTGGGGCGGAGGATCCTAAGGGTGGGGGGGTTGAGCATGGCTGCCGGGTTTTTACTCAACCCACCTGTCACCACCGCCCGAGGTTTCAGGGGCATTGCAGGCGATAAGGTCCACCCAGCTGCTGCCAGTTTTTTCAGGCCAGGCGATAAACACAAATGGTCTAATGCTTGGTCAGTGCTATATATTTTATAGGGGCAAGATCCTTTATAAGGGTTTTCTCCTGGCTTTCGGTTTCCAGATAGCTACGACCATCGAAACAATACTCAGCATCACATTAATCCCCCCAAAAATTGCTTCTTGCTGGTAAGCCGCCTGATATTCCGGTAGT contains these protein-coding regions:
- a CDS encoding nucleoside deaminase, yielding MEIALEEAAAAQRGEVPVGAVLVDYQNQQILAKAGNRVEELCDPTAHAEMLVIRQVNCKILTHADLYVTLEPCPMCAAAISFARIRRLYFGAEDPKGGGVEHGCRVFTQPTCHHRPRFQGHCRR